A window of Chloracidobacterium sp. N contains these coding sequences:
- the lysS gene encoding lysine--tRNA ligase: MEDNEYTRQRRQHLADIAALGFATYPAGYPRTHSISDIVASYGACPADVLEQEAIAVRVAGRVQAINLMGKAAFIRFTDGATTLQAYLRKNELPENEWLLFKRLDLGDFIGVAGKLFRTKTGELSVHTEQLAFLTKALLPPPDKHYGLHDIELRYRRRYADLMANRDVRAVFVKRARIIQSIRRFFDARGYLEVETPMLQPIASGATARPFITHHNALDMPLYARIAPELYLKRLIVGGFEKVYEINRNFRNEGLSTRHNPEFTMLEFYEAYATYEDLMALTEELITEVVAQTCGTETITYNDATISFARPWRRLTMQEAVIAYWPTPDRPQLADLADLDGVTRAMERLHLPVAPTAGYGKRLGELFEHVAEPHLIQPTFITRFPTELSPLARHADDDPNFVDRFELFIGGMECANAFTELNDPDEQRRRFEQQLAARATGDDEAMPLDEDFVRALAYGMPPTAGEGIGIDRLVMLLTNQRSIRDVILFPHLRPESPPAAAAPPPTP; encoded by the coding sequence ATGGAAGACAACGAATACACCCGACAACGCCGCCAGCACTTGGCCGACATTGCCGCGCTGGGTTTTGCCACCTACCCGGCCGGCTACCCCCGCACGCACAGCATCAGCGATATTGTCGCCAGCTACGGCGCCTGCCCGGCTGACGTGCTGGAACAGGAAGCCATTGCCGTCCGGGTTGCCGGCCGAGTTCAGGCCATCAACCTCATGGGCAAAGCGGCGTTCATCCGCTTTACCGACGGTGCGACCACGCTCCAGGCTTATCTTCGCAAGAATGAACTCCCGGAAAACGAATGGCTGCTTTTCAAACGGCTTGACCTCGGAGACTTCATCGGCGTTGCCGGCAAACTGTTTCGGACGAAAACCGGCGAGTTGTCCGTTCATACCGAACAGCTTGCCTTTCTCACCAAGGCGCTGCTCCCGCCACCGGACAAGCACTACGGTCTGCACGACATCGAGCTGCGCTACCGGCGGCGCTACGCCGATCTGATGGCCAACCGGGACGTGCGGGCGGTGTTTGTCAAGCGCGCCCGGATTATTCAATCCATCCGGCGCTTTTTTGATGCCCGTGGGTATCTCGAAGTGGAAACGCCCATGCTCCAGCCCATCGCTTCTGGGGCGACGGCGCGCCCCTTCATCACCCATCACAACGCGCTGGATATGCCGCTCTATGCGCGCATTGCACCGGAGCTGTACCTGAAGCGGCTGATCGTCGGCGGCTTTGAAAAGGTCTATGAAATCAACCGCAACTTCCGCAATGAAGGGCTTTCGACGCGGCACAACCCGGAGTTCACCATGCTGGAGTTCTACGAAGCCTATGCCACGTACGAAGACCTCATGGCGCTGACGGAAGAACTCATCACCGAAGTCGTCGCCCAGACGTGCGGGACAGAAACCATCACCTACAACGACGCCACGATTTCCTTTGCCCGCCCCTGGCGTCGGCTGACCATGCAGGAAGCCGTCATCGCCTACTGGCCAACGCCTGACCGGCCGCAACTAGCCGACTTAGCCGACCTTGATGGCGTAACGCGCGCCATGGAACGTCTCCATCTGCCCGTGGCCCCGACGGCTGGCTATGGCAAACGGTTGGGCGAACTCTTTGAACACGTCGCCGAGCCGCACCTTATCCAGCCGACCTTCATCACGCGCTTTCCGACCGAGTTGAGTCCCCTGGCCCGCCACGCTGACGACGACCCGAACTTTGTGGATCGCTTCGAGCTGTTCATCGGCGGCATGGAATGCGCCAATGCCTTTACCGAACTCAACGATCCCGACGAACAACGGCGGCGCTTTGAGCAGCAACTGGCCGCGCGCGCCACGGGAGATGACGAAGCCATGCCGCTCGATGAAGATTTTGTTCGGGCGCTGGCCTACGGCATGCCGCCCACGGCCGGCGAAGGCATCGGCATTGACCGGCTGGTTATGCTGCTGACGAATCAGCGTTCGATTCGGGATGTGATTCTGTTTCCCCACCTGCGCCCGGAGTCCCCGCCAGCCGCGGCGGCACCGCCGCCAACCCCCTGA
- a CDS encoding RNA polymerase sigma factor → MPSGPAADASDDVNDLPAEQREALEALEEGLPAPAQAARNRAADVELAARCRAGEPAAWEYLVRQYSRRVYHLAYKFVGRHEQAEDLTQEVFLKIYRSLDQYNPEVGDFPNWLLRLARNLIIDDYRRRQRQPTEGGEDLEVHVHHLQSRTDHPQQRIERQEQSLQIMQAIEKLSPDLRQCVIMRDIEEMTYQEIVEKLQIPEGTVKSRINRGRIELARILRRMKVIGT, encoded by the coding sequence ATGCCGTCTGGCCCGGCCGCAGATGCTTCCGATGACGTGAATGATCTTCCGGCAGAGCAGCGTGAGGCGCTGGAAGCTCTGGAAGAGGGCCTGCCAGCACCGGCTCAGGCGGCCCGCAACCGGGCGGCGGACGTTGAGCTGGCCGCACGCTGCCGCGCTGGCGAACCCGCCGCGTGGGAGTATCTTGTCCGCCAGTACTCCCGGCGGGTCTATCACCTGGCCTACAAGTTCGTCGGACGCCACGAGCAGGCGGAAGACCTGACCCAGGAAGTGTTTCTGAAGATTTATCGCTCGCTCGATCAGTACAACCCGGAGGTCGGCGATTTCCCAAACTGGCTTCTGCGCCTGGCGCGCAACCTCATCATTGACGACTACCGGCGCCGGCAGCGGCAACCCACCGAAGGCGGTGAAGACCTGGAGGTGCATGTTCACCACCTGCAAAGCCGGACCGATCATCCCCAGCAGCGCATCGAGCGCCAGGAACAGTCGCTTCAGATTATGCAGGCCATCGAAAAGCTTTCACCCGACCTGCGGCAGTGCGTCATCATGCGCGACATCGAAGAAATGACCTACCAGGAAATCGTCGAAAAGCTCCAAATCCCGGAAGGCACGGTCAAATCCCGCATCAACCGGGGGCGCATCGAGCTGGCCCGTATCCTGCGGCGGATGAAAGTGATTGGCACTTAG